The proteins below come from a single Mycolicibacterium sp. TY81 genomic window:
- a CDS encoding NAD(P)/FAD-dependent oxidoreductase, producing the protein MTAATESSSPVASAADPDALRAHLMQADPGVLVAVLAQMTGDASVVDRYAPKIDHVQDPPERAGTTDPETMHALVGEISTALVDFRPEDAAGADRDLFTRVLPLAVGGPVDDEFVDLLIEQGGFRPSQPTLPRTVPIPQTTSMAIIGAGLAGIAVALAAAEEGVQFQIFDRNSEVGGTWLTTTYPGIGVDTPSAYYSLSREVNPEWSSYYPQGAEYQAYLVALADKHELRKHIRFGTEVEALRWDESRQQWQIHSRGADGSTTVDHASFVVTAAGYLNRPRFPDLEGRESFGGISIHSAQWDPALDLTGKKVAIIGAGCTAVQIVDACVDQVEHLTVFQRQPHWVAPRKRLSDDVPEHRRYLGRVLPFYAMWNRVKSYWATADNNYPVILQDPEWSKNHLSISPANDVLLQMCTDYINQMFGAGTELARKVTPDFAPYGKRIIRDPGGYYAALTRDHVDVEASEPAAVNADGIVTHDGRQIDLDVIIYATGYHLDFLSTIDIRGRDGRALSAEWGDSPRAYRGGTVPGFPNLFITSAPNYSPGHGAGANFSMEVLAHYIIECLQLMALRGVPTMEVTRNAYDEYVEGIDETMRGTVWCHTPNAHTYYRSGSGRVVVATPYRLVDLWRQHRAPIEEDFILQ; encoded by the coding sequence ATGACCGCCGCGACCGAATCGTCCTCACCTGTAGCCAGCGCTGCTGACCCTGACGCCCTGCGTGCACACCTGATGCAGGCAGATCCCGGTGTCCTCGTCGCTGTGCTCGCACAGATGACCGGCGATGCATCGGTCGTCGATCGGTACGCCCCCAAGATCGATCACGTGCAGGACCCGCCTGAGCGGGCGGGGACCACCGATCCCGAAACCATGCACGCGCTGGTCGGCGAGATCAGCACTGCGCTCGTCGACTTCCGGCCCGAGGACGCGGCCGGCGCAGACCGCGACCTGTTCACCCGGGTGCTGCCGCTGGCGGTGGGCGGTCCGGTAGATGACGAATTCGTCGACCTGCTGATCGAGCAGGGTGGTTTCCGCCCGTCGCAACCTACGCTGCCGCGCACGGTGCCGATTCCCCAGACCACTTCCATGGCCATCATCGGGGCCGGGTTGGCCGGCATCGCGGTAGCACTGGCGGCTGCCGAGGAGGGCGTCCAGTTTCAGATTTTCGACCGCAACAGCGAAGTCGGGGGTACGTGGCTGACCACCACGTACCCGGGCATCGGCGTTGACACCCCGTCGGCCTACTACTCGCTGTCGCGTGAAGTGAACCCGGAATGGTCCAGCTATTACCCGCAGGGCGCCGAGTACCAGGCTTATCTCGTCGCGCTCGCGGACAAGCACGAGCTGCGCAAGCACATCCGGTTCGGCACCGAGGTGGAGGCGTTGCGGTGGGATGAAAGTCGTCAGCAGTGGCAGATTCATTCGCGCGGCGCCGACGGAAGCACGACGGTTGACCATGCCAGTTTCGTCGTAACCGCGGCCGGCTACCTGAATCGTCCCCGCTTTCCCGATCTCGAGGGCCGGGAGAGCTTCGGCGGCATCAGCATTCACTCGGCGCAGTGGGATCCCGCGCTGGACCTGACGGGCAAGAAGGTGGCGATCATCGGTGCCGGCTGCACCGCGGTGCAGATTGTCGATGCCTGCGTCGACCAGGTCGAACACCTCACCGTGTTCCAGCGGCAGCCTCATTGGGTCGCTCCCCGCAAGCGGTTGTCCGACGACGTCCCGGAACATCGCCGCTACCTGGGGCGGGTGCTGCCGTTCTACGCCATGTGGAACCGGGTCAAGTCGTACTGGGCCACCGCCGACAACAACTACCCGGTCATCCTGCAGGACCCGGAGTGGTCCAAGAACCATTTGTCGATCTCGCCCGCCAACGACGTGCTGTTGCAGATGTGCACGGACTACATCAACCAGATGTTCGGCGCCGGAACAGAATTGGCCCGCAAAGTCACGCCCGATTTCGCCCCGTACGGCAAGCGGATCATCCGCGACCCCGGCGGCTACTATGCCGCGTTGACCCGTGATCACGTCGACGTCGAAGCCAGCGAGCCGGCCGCGGTGAACGCCGATGGGATTGTCACGCACGACGGCCGACAGATCGACCTCGACGTCATCATCTACGCCACCGGCTACCACCTGGACTTCCTGTCGACGATCGACATCCGCGGTCGCGACGGCCGGGCGTTGTCCGCTGAGTGGGGCGACAGTCCGCGTGCCTACCGAGGTGGCACGGTCCCGGGCTTCCCCAACCTGTTCATCACGTCAGCACCGAATTACAGCCCAGGCCACGGCGCGGGCGCCAACTTCTCGATGGAGGTGCTGGCGCACTACATCATCGAGTGTCTGCAGCTGATGGCGCTGCGCGGCGTGCCGACCATGGAGGTCACGCGCAATGCGTACGACGAGTACGTCGAGGGCATCGACGAGACGATGCGCGGCACCGTGTGGTGCCATACGCCCAACGCCCACACCTACTACCGGTCCGGTTCAGGGCGCGTCGTGGTGGCCACACCATATCGACTGGTCGACTTGTGGCGTCAGCACCGGGCACCCATCGAGGAAGACTTCATCCTGCAATGA
- a CDS encoding acyl-CoA synthetase, producing MDSDDLDTVIARARSHSLADIPRRAARRQPNKTAIVDGEVSLSFAEFDHLVDRAAAALRDNGLRVGDRLALLSRNCWQYAVLTFASARAGVVLVPINFMLTAEEITYILAHSNAAGLIVEADLAPVAADALRRGTAVHVTAALAPAGQQCPSGWPDFADWLAATSTAPDHLLGDEQLVRVMYTSGTESRPKGVMHSSRSLMWQYISTIVAGSMSGDDVVIHSLPLYHCAQLDNFLATAIYLGATSIILPRPEPELVLRTIERHHATSYFAPPTVWISLLRSSVFDQVDLSSLCKGYYGASPMPTEILHELRRRLPGLRLWNFYGQTEMAPLASALGPEEQDAHAGSAGRPVVNVETTILDETNTPVPPGTVGEIAHRSAHLMLGYLDDADKTAEAFAGGWFHSGDLGFYDEHGLLHVVDRKKDMIKTGGENVASREVEEILYLHNGIEEAAVFGLTHPLWVEAVVATVVPRAGMTLTEDEVLTHCRGHLAGFKTPKRVFFVDSLPKNPSGKLLKRRLREEFSPEFAQN from the coding sequence ATGGATTCTGATGACCTGGACACCGTTATCGCCCGGGCCCGCAGCCACAGCCTCGCCGACATTCCACGCCGGGCGGCGCGCAGACAGCCGAACAAGACAGCGATCGTCGACGGCGAGGTGTCGCTGAGTTTCGCCGAGTTCGACCACCTGGTCGACCGTGCCGCTGCGGCGTTGCGCGACAACGGTCTTCGGGTCGGAGACCGGCTTGCGTTGTTGTCACGGAACTGCTGGCAGTACGCGGTACTGACATTCGCCTCGGCCCGTGCCGGCGTGGTTCTGGTCCCGATCAATTTCATGCTCACCGCCGAAGAGATCACCTACATCCTGGCGCACAGCAATGCTGCCGGGCTCATCGTCGAAGCGGACCTGGCGCCGGTGGCGGCGGACGCGCTGCGCCGCGGCACCGCAGTGCACGTCACCGCAGCGCTGGCTCCGGCCGGGCAGCAGTGTCCCTCTGGATGGCCAGATTTCGCCGATTGGCTCGCCGCCACGAGCACTGCCCCGGACCATCTTCTCGGCGACGAACAGCTCGTCCGGGTGATGTACACGAGTGGCACCGAGTCGCGGCCGAAGGGGGTGATGCACAGCAGCCGCAGCTTGATGTGGCAGTACATCAGCACCATCGTCGCCGGCTCGATGTCTGGCGACGACGTCGTCATCCATTCCCTGCCGCTGTACCACTGCGCACAGCTCGACAACTTCCTGGCCACCGCAATCTATCTCGGCGCGACAAGCATCATCCTGCCCCGCCCCGAACCCGAACTGGTCCTGCGCACCATCGAGCGCCACCACGCCACCAGTTACTTCGCGCCGCCCACTGTGTGGATCAGCCTGCTGCGCAGCTCCGTCTTCGACCAGGTCGACCTGTCCAGCCTGTGCAAGGGGTACTACGGCGCCTCACCGATGCCCACCGAAATCCTGCACGAGTTGCGTCGCCGGTTGCCGGGTCTGCGCTTGTGGAACTTCTACGGCCAGACCGAGATGGCGCCCCTGGCCTCGGCGCTCGGACCGGAGGAACAGGACGCTCACGCCGGATCGGCAGGCCGACCGGTGGTCAATGTCGAAACCACCATCCTCGACGAGACGAACACTCCCGTACCACCGGGAACCGTCGGCGAGATCGCCCACCGCAGTGCACATTTGATGCTGGGCTACCTCGACGACGCGGACAAGACCGCGGAGGCGTTCGCCGGTGGTTGGTTCCATTCCGGTGATCTCGGCTTCTACGACGAGCACGGCCTCTTGCACGTGGTGGACCGCAAGAAGGACATGATCAAGACCGGCGGGGAGAATGTCGCCAGCCGCGAAGTGGAAGAAATCCTGTACCTGCACAACGGTATCGAGGAAGCCGCCGTCTTCGGGTTGACGCACCCGCTGTGGGTCGAAGCTGTCGTCGCCACCGTGGTCCCCCGCGCCGGGATGACGCTGACCGAAGACGAAGTCCTCACCCACTGCCGTGGTCATCTCGCAGGCTTCAAAACTCCCAAACGGGTTTTCTTCGTCGATTCCCTCCCGAAGAACCCCAGCGGCAAATTGCTCAAACGCCGACTGCGTGAAGAATTCAGCCCCGAATTCGCGCAAAACTGA
- a CDS encoding zinc-binding dehydrogenase has translation MYKGRIARFDEPGKPFQIETVTLPEVGPGEILVRVTRANICGSDVHAWHGTFATRGLGGQLPTVLGHEMVGAVEALGDGVSTDSNGKPLQTGTRVVFPYFYSCHSCRNCLAGRRNGCLKLKMAMLGRADEPPYFVGGYGDYYLLPAGAVVYTVPDSVADDIAAGANCALSQVMYGFERVDLQLGEHVVVQGAGALGLYAIAVAKARGAANVIAIDGIAERLELAAAFGADTVLDLNQVATPRDRAKAVRALTDGHGADVVVEVVGHPSAIEEGLQMLGQFGRYVEIGNINAGQTFAFDPSRFVFSNKTMVGVSLYDPAVLSRALTFLDRHQHELPFDRLAATTYSLDDINDAFAAADGKRDIRASITP, from the coding sequence ATGTACAAAGGCCGCATCGCGCGATTCGATGAGCCCGGCAAGCCATTTCAGATCGAGACCGTCACGCTGCCAGAGGTCGGACCGGGTGAAATCCTGGTCCGCGTGACCCGCGCCAACATCTGCGGGTCGGACGTACACGCCTGGCACGGCACGTTCGCAACCCGAGGTCTCGGTGGGCAACTGCCAACGGTGCTCGGGCACGAAATGGTTGGGGCTGTCGAGGCGCTGGGTGACGGTGTTTCGACCGACTCGAACGGCAAGCCGTTGCAGACCGGCACCCGAGTGGTGTTCCCCTACTTCTACAGCTGCCACAGCTGCCGCAATTGCCTTGCCGGGCGACGAAACGGCTGCCTGAAGCTGAAGATGGCCATGCTGGGCCGGGCCGACGAGCCACCATATTTCGTCGGCGGCTACGGCGATTACTACCTGCTGCCGGCCGGCGCCGTCGTCTACACGGTTCCGGACAGCGTCGCTGACGACATCGCGGCAGGCGCCAATTGTGCTCTGTCCCAGGTGATGTACGGGTTCGAACGCGTCGACCTGCAACTCGGTGAACACGTTGTCGTGCAAGGGGCCGGAGCTCTGGGCCTCTATGCGATCGCGGTCGCCAAAGCGCGCGGCGCCGCGAACGTGATCGCGATCGACGGCATCGCCGAACGGCTGGAGTTGGCGGCCGCCTTCGGTGCCGACACCGTGCTGGATCTGAACCAGGTCGCGACGCCCAGGGACCGAGCCAAAGCCGTTCGTGCGCTGACCGACGGACACGGTGCCGACGTCGTCGTCGAAGTCGTCGGGCACCCCTCGGCGATCGAAGAGGGCCTGCAGATGCTGGGACAGTTCGGCCGCTACGTCGAGATCGGCAACATCAACGCCGGCCAGACGTTCGCCTTCGACCCCTCGCGATTCGTCTTCAGCAACAAGACCATGGTCGGCGTTTCGCTGTACGACCCGGCAGTGCTGTCTCGCGCCCTGACCTTCCTGGACCGTCACCAACATGAACTGCCCTTCGACCGGCTCGCCGCAACGACGTACTCGCTCGACGACATCAATGACGCCTTCGCCGCGGCGGACGGCAAGCGCGACATCCGTGCCAGCATCACCCCGTAG
- a CDS encoding aldehyde dehydrogenase family protein has translation MHTHQRSELFIDGRWVAPSGSGVIDVVDPATEVVIGHVPAGDEADVDAAVAAARRAFDPAITVPERRQRLRRVIDAMEKRLPDIANLITAEMGAPVRIAQTVQTQVPLAVANGFADVLDTFDFEERVGNSLVLREPYGVVGAITPWNYPLYQVVAKVLPAIAAGCTVVLKPSNEAPLSVFAFIEACEEAGLPPGVVNIVSGPGRVIGERLASHPDVDFVSFTGSTGVGSRVGELAGQSVKKVALELGGKSANVILDGADLATAVKVGVGNAFLNGGQTCMAWTRMLVPQRRYREALELIESAVGRYTVGDPWDPATRIGPSASQSQFDTVRGFIDRAQRDGARLLTGGSERIRDIGFFLAPTVFADVDPESELGQEEVFGPVLAVIPYTDDDDALRIANGTPYGLSGAVWAADDDTAIAFARQIQTGQLDINGGPYNPTAPFGGYKKSGIGRELGRFGFEEYLQTKSLQLRARP, from the coding sequence ATGCACACTCACCAACGTTCCGAGCTTTTCATCGACGGCCGCTGGGTGGCCCCGTCGGGCAGCGGTGTCATCGACGTCGTCGACCCGGCCACCGAAGTGGTGATCGGCCATGTCCCGGCCGGCGACGAAGCCGATGTCGACGCGGCGGTCGCCGCAGCACGCCGCGCCTTCGATCCGGCGATCACCGTCCCAGAGCGGCGGCAGCGGCTGCGCCGGGTGATCGATGCGATGGAGAAGCGCCTGCCGGACATCGCCAACCTCATCACCGCCGAGATGGGCGCCCCGGTACGAATCGCGCAGACGGTGCAAACGCAGGTACCGCTCGCCGTCGCCAACGGCTTTGCCGACGTCTTGGACACGTTCGATTTCGAAGAGCGCGTGGGCAATTCGCTGGTGCTGCGCGAGCCCTACGGGGTTGTCGGCGCCATCACCCCGTGGAACTATCCGCTGTACCAGGTGGTCGCCAAGGTGCTTCCGGCCATCGCCGCGGGCTGCACCGTCGTGCTCAAACCGAGCAACGAGGCACCGCTGTCGGTGTTCGCGTTCATCGAAGCCTGCGAGGAAGCGGGACTGCCGCCCGGGGTGGTCAACATCGTTTCCGGCCCTGGACGGGTGATCGGTGAGCGCCTCGCCAGTCACCCAGACGTCGACTTCGTGTCCTTCACCGGGTCCACCGGGGTGGGATCCCGTGTCGGCGAGCTGGCGGGCCAGTCAGTCAAGAAGGTGGCCCTCGAGCTCGGCGGAAAATCGGCAAACGTCATCCTCGATGGCGCCGACCTGGCCACCGCGGTCAAAGTCGGCGTCGGCAACGCGTTCCTCAACGGCGGCCAGACCTGCATGGCGTGGACGAGAATGCTTGTGCCGCAGAGGCGCTACCGTGAGGCACTAGAACTGATCGAATCGGCGGTGGGCCGCTACACCGTCGGCGATCCCTGGGACCCGGCCACCCGGATCGGCCCGTCCGCCTCACAATCCCAGTTCGACACGGTGCGCGGATTCATCGACCGCGCGCAGCGTGATGGCGCGCGTCTGCTCACCGGGGGCTCCGAGCGGATCCGTGACATCGGGTTCTTCCTGGCACCAACGGTATTCGCCGATGTCGACCCGGAATCTGAACTCGGACAGGAAGAAGTGTTCGGACCCGTACTTGCCGTCATCCCCTATACCGACGACGACGATGCCCTGCGCATCGCCAACGGCACACCCTACGGCCTGTCGGGGGCGGTGTGGGCCGCCGACGACGACACCGCGATCGCGTTCGCACGTCAGATTCAGACCGGACAGCTGGACATCAACGGCGGTCCTTACAACCCCACCGCGCCGTTCGGCGGCTACAAGAAATCGGGAATCGGCCGGGAGCTCGGGCGATTCGGCTTCGAGGAGTATCTGCAGACGAAGTCCCTTCAACTCAGGGCACGGCCGTGA
- a CDS encoding crotonase/enoyl-CoA hydratase family protein codes for MKAPVDVSTSGSIQLWTIDLPEAGNAISSPDVIAAIEANIDAANRDNAVRAIILTGRGKIFSAGGNVKEMADRRGMFGLAPIDQRRAYIDGIQRIPRAMSRLEVPIIAAVNGAAIGAGCDLAMMCDIRIASERASFAESFVQLGLIPGDGGSWFLPRAIGYSRAAELTFTGDRIDAATALDWGLVSRVVAHEDLLAEAHTLAERIAANPPHALRMAKRLLQESITGTLESTLSMAAAMQPLAHHDTAHHERIAKWKTS; via the coding sequence GTGAAGGCACCCGTCGATGTCAGCACCAGCGGCTCGATCCAGCTCTGGACGATCGATCTCCCAGAGGCAGGCAACGCCATATCTTCCCCGGATGTGATCGCGGCGATCGAGGCCAACATCGATGCAGCCAACCGCGACAACGCAGTTCGGGCGATCATCCTCACGGGTCGCGGGAAGATCTTTTCGGCCGGCGGCAATGTCAAGGAGATGGCCGACCGCCGCGGCATGTTCGGCCTCGCCCCCATCGACCAGCGTCGTGCGTACATCGATGGCATCCAACGCATCCCACGTGCGATGAGCCGGCTCGAAGTCCCCATCATCGCCGCGGTCAACGGCGCCGCGATCGGCGCCGGCTGCGATCTGGCGATGATGTGTGACATCCGCATCGCCTCGGAGCGCGCGTCATTCGCGGAGAGCTTCGTGCAGCTCGGCTTGATTCCCGGCGACGGCGGATCCTGGTTTCTGCCGCGGGCCATCGGATACTCCCGCGCCGCCGAGCTCACCTTCACCGGTGACCGCATCGATGCCGCAACGGCGCTCGACTGGGGTTTGGTGAGCCGCGTTGTGGCCCATGAGGATCTGCTTGCGGAAGCGCACACCCTGGCCGAGCGCATCGCCGCCAATCCCCCGCACGCGCTGCGGATGGCCAAACGACTGCTTCAGGAATCCATCACCGGCACACTGGAATCGACCCTCAGCATGGCCGCAGCCATGCAACCGCTGGCCCACCATGACACAGCGCACCACGAGCGCATCGCGAAGTGGAAGACCTCATGA
- a CDS encoding acyl-CoA dehydrogenase family protein, which produces MTPTLRRLVPPASSSNPAADALRGQVRTFLAEQLAVGAFTPSVDAWLCGWDETFTRSLARQGWLGMTVPEHYGGHGRSFHDRFVVTEELLAAGAPVAAHWIADRQIVPSLLKYGTEEQKHEYLPRIVRGECFFGIGMSEPDSGSDLASVRTRAVRADGGWAITGTKVWTSGAHRAHAFIVLARTAPADSAHRHAGLSQFIVDFATEGVDVRPIISMNGGHHFNEVILDEVFVPDSRVFGEIGQGWSQVTSELSFERSGPERFLSTFPLLGFALEQAAPQDVSCDVEMGRLVARIAGLHHTSMAVADALQRGEAADVSAAVVKVLGTTVEGDIADYADLRTGDESRVDSSWADLVFHAVDQRPGFTLRGGTNEVLRGVIARGLGLR; this is translated from the coding sequence ATGACGCCGACCCTGAGACGTCTGGTGCCGCCGGCGAGCAGCTCGAACCCAGCTGCTGACGCGTTGCGCGGCCAGGTCCGGACGTTCCTCGCCGAACAACTGGCTGTGGGCGCCTTCACGCCGTCGGTCGACGCCTGGTTGTGCGGCTGGGACGAGACCTTCACCCGTTCGCTGGCACGACAAGGCTGGTTGGGTATGACGGTCCCCGAACACTATGGCGGGCACGGCCGTTCGTTTCACGACCGCTTCGTCGTCACCGAGGAACTACTGGCCGCCGGGGCGCCGGTGGCCGCCCATTGGATCGCCGACCGCCAGATCGTGCCGTCGCTTCTCAAGTACGGCACCGAAGAACAGAAGCACGAGTACCTGCCCCGCATCGTCCGCGGTGAGTGCTTCTTCGGCATCGGAATGAGCGAGCCCGACTCAGGATCGGATCTCGCGAGCGTGCGCACGCGAGCAGTCCGTGCCGACGGGGGCTGGGCGATCACCGGGACCAAGGTATGGACCTCGGGGGCGCACCGGGCCCACGCGTTCATCGTCTTGGCCCGCACCGCACCGGCGGACTCGGCACATCGGCACGCGGGGCTCAGCCAGTTCATCGTCGACTTCGCCACCGAGGGCGTAGACGTTCGGCCCATCATCTCCATGAACGGTGGGCACCACTTCAATGAGGTGATTCTCGATGAGGTGTTCGTGCCCGACTCCCGGGTCTTCGGAGAAATCGGGCAGGGTTGGAGCCAGGTGACCTCCGAGTTGAGCTTCGAGAGAAGTGGCCCGGAACGGTTCCTCTCGACGTTTCCACTCCTGGGCTTTGCACTCGAACAGGCTGCTCCACAAGATGTTTCGTGCGACGTCGAGATGGGCCGATTGGTGGCACGTATCGCCGGGCTGCATCACACATCGATGGCTGTGGCAGATGCCCTGCAACGCGGCGAGGCCGCCGATGTCTCCGCAGCCGTGGTCAAGGTCCTCGGCACCACCGTCGAGGGCGATATCGCCGACTACGCCGATCTGCGCACCGGTGATGAGAGCAGGGTCGACTCGTCGTGGGCCGATCTGGTGTTCCACGCGGTCGACCAGCGCCCCGGATTCACCCTGCGCGGCGGAACCAACGAGGTACTGCGCGGCGTCATCGCGCGGGGATTGGGGTTGCGATGA
- a CDS encoding acyl-CoA dehydrogenase family protein, whose amino-acid sequence MTSAPTVDRDLVDMMDAVFADHRLSHDPGPAEARVDFDRTLWQRLDELGLVRLTGSEQSGGSGASWRESAELLTAAVRHGVRLPLAEHDLLACWLLEAVGHEVDDALRTIHVVPQPDAPRAPTPWAGSADRIVTVWRTGDGYRVADVDTTEITIAPGRNLIGEPRDTVRVDAAGWPGQAVAPELVTELERKAALVRAIQVCAALDCAIAASVEHVMSRIQFGRPLAKFQAIQNLIADAAAEAAVARSATEAALHTALETGWLTDHLDFQIAVARSCAGHAASAVTRHAHQVHGAIGTTREHRLHEWTRAALAWRSENGSVHFWDRKVAAAAAEAGRTGVWALITGTG is encoded by the coding sequence ATGACAAGCGCGCCGACAGTCGATCGCGATCTGGTCGACATGATGGACGCCGTCTTCGCCGACCACCGGCTGTCCCACGATCCTGGGCCGGCCGAGGCACGAGTCGACTTTGACCGCACATTGTGGCAACGGCTCGATGAGCTCGGGCTGGTGCGGCTGACCGGTTCGGAACAATCCGGCGGTAGCGGCGCGAGCTGGCGCGAATCGGCTGAATTACTCACCGCCGCAGTGCGGCACGGGGTACGGCTGCCGTTGGCCGAGCATGATCTCTTGGCGTGCTGGCTGCTGGAGGCCGTCGGCCACGAAGTCGACGACGCGCTCCGCACGATCCACGTGGTGCCGCAACCCGATGCACCTCGGGCGCCGACGCCCTGGGCCGGCTCCGCCGACCGGATCGTCACCGTGTGGCGGACCGGCGACGGCTATCGTGTCGCCGATGTCGACACCACGGAAATCACGATCGCCCCGGGACGCAACCTGATCGGCGAACCGCGCGACACCGTGAGAGTCGATGCGGCCGGGTGGCCCGGACAGGCGGTAGCGCCCGAGTTGGTCACCGAACTCGAGCGCAAGGCCGCGTTGGTGAGAGCCATTCAGGTTTGTGCCGCACTGGATTGCGCGATCGCGGCCTCGGTTGAGCACGTGATGTCGCGCATCCAGTTCGGCCGTCCCCTCGCCAAGTTCCAGGCGATCCAGAACCTGATCGCAGATGCCGCCGCCGAGGCGGCGGTTGCGCGCTCGGCTACCGAAGCGGCACTGCACACCGCACTCGAAACAGGATGGCTGACAGACCATCTCGACTTCCAGATCGCAGTCGCACGGTCCTGCGCTGGGCATGCGGCGTCGGCCGTGACACGTCATGCCCACCAGGTGCACGGTGCGATCGGGACGACACGCGAACACCGCCTGCACGAATGGACCCGCGCAGCCCTGGCGTGGCGCTCGGAGAACGGTTCTGTGCACTTCTGGGACCGGAAGGTCGCCGCCGCGGCGGCTGAAGCAGGCCGCACCGGCGTGTGGGCGTTGATCACTGGCACCGGGTAG
- a CDS encoding polyketide cyclase, with the protein MSNSISLPEAQEFIAEFWFHYDQGNFAEVAARIGDEMEYLSRSDSGNCPFEHLLAAELHGGAETLAWLTEHRNENPYPCRHHATNVFRTGTEGEVTTVRFYLYVNQITNNVPFGVSSGVVDVGIRRAGDALVFTSMTVVLDAENSIPLAEHAAKAAAANGQPA; encoded by the coding sequence ATGAGCAACTCGATCAGCTTGCCTGAGGCCCAAGAATTCATCGCCGAGTTCTGGTTTCACTACGACCAGGGAAACTTCGCCGAAGTGGCGGCTCGGATCGGCGACGAGATGGAGTATCTGAGCCGTTCGGATTCCGGAAACTGCCCATTCGAGCATCTGCTGGCGGCCGAATTGCACGGCGGCGCAGAGACTCTCGCCTGGCTCACCGAGCACCGCAACGAGAACCCGTACCCGTGCCGCCACCACGCGACCAACGTCTTCCGGACCGGAACCGAGGGTGAGGTCACGACGGTGCGGTTCTATCTGTACGTCAACCAGATCACCAACAACGTCCCGTTCGGGGTGTCGAGCGGCGTGGTCGACGTCGGCATTCGGCGCGCGGGTGATGCGTTGGTGTTCACCTCGATGACGGTGGTGCTGGACGCCGAGAACTCGATCCCGCTCGCCGAGCACGCCGCGAAGGCCGCGGCCGCCAACGGGCAACCCGCGTGA
- a CDS encoding SDR family NAD(P)-dependent oxidoreductase codes for MTADAIFGGGVAVITGAGAGIGAGLARHASQLGMTVVLADIDAAAIAALRDEIRVAGGNAVDAVCDVRDAAAVQRLADRVFDEFGAVRLLVNNAGVEQFGYLWDTPLANWQRIVDVNINGVFHGIRAFLPRMMSTDAPAWVWNLSSIGGVAVVPLQAPYIMSKHAVLALTECLNLEVQSAGHARHIHVQAVLPGAVVSNIFESAGGVDTGNTDAAEGQRAAMLDIKAAAMDPLAAAQVVFDQAAEGRFYLITQPDYVGAAMSERARVLTSQQAPQLREHRRFDPTHN; via the coding sequence GTGACCGCTGACGCGATCTTCGGTGGTGGCGTGGCCGTCATCACCGGCGCCGGCGCCGGCATCGGCGCCGGCCTGGCGCGTCACGCCAGTCAGCTCGGTATGACGGTGGTGTTGGCCGACATCGACGCCGCCGCCATTGCGGCTCTGCGTGACGAAATCCGCGTGGCCGGAGGAAACGCAGTCGACGCCGTCTGCGACGTTCGTGATGCCGCGGCGGTACAGCGGCTGGCGGACAGGGTATTCGACGAATTCGGTGCCGTGCGACTGCTGGTCAACAACGCGGGAGTCGAACAGTTCGGCTACCTGTGGGATACCCCATTGGCCAACTGGCAGCGGATCGTCGACGTCAACATCAACGGCGTATTCCATGGCATTCGCGCGTTTCTGCCACGAATGATGTCCACCGATGCGCCCGCGTGGGTGTGGAATCTGTCTTCGATCGGCGGGGTCGCCGTGGTTCCCCTGCAGGCGCCCTACATCATGAGCAAGCATGCCGTGCTGGCGCTGACCGAATGCCTGAATCTCGAGGTGCAGTCCGCAGGCCATGCTCGTCACATTCACGTCCAGGCCGTCCTGCCGGGAGCCGTCGTCTCCAACATCTTCGAATCCGCGGGCGGAGTCGACACCGGGAACACCGATGCCGCCGAGGGGCAGCGCGCGGCCATGCTCGATATCAAAGCAGCCGCAATGGACCCCCTCGCCGCCGCACAGGTGGTCTTCGATCAAGCCGCCGAAGGACGCTTCTATCTCATCACCCAACCGGACTATGTCGGTGCGGCGATGTCCGAACGTGCCCGCGTACTGACCAGCCAGCAGGCGCCACAACTGCGCGAGCATCGCCGGTTCGACCCCACCCACAACTGA